Sequence from the Chitinophagales bacterium genome:
TTTTATTACCTCATAGAAATTATCTAAGAAAGGGATTAGAGGCCTATTTCACTATGCTTATCGAACTCTTATGGTCTAAGGACCGTATTATTGAAGTGTATCTCAATGTTATCGAATTTGGCAATGGTATCTATGGTGTAGAAGCCGCATCGCAATATTATTTTAAAAAGTCAGCAAGCAAACTGACCAAGGATGAAGCCTCGTTATTGGCAGCCGTTTTACCGAATCCTATTCGATACAAAGTGGATAATCCCTCAAGCTATATACTGAGAAGAAAAAACTGGATCAAGCGGCAAATAAGTAAATTAGGTATACCTACAGAAATTAAAAATTAAAAACATTTAGTTAACCATATCTACATTTGCAGCATGAAATAATGAATGGGAATTTCTATTACGAGGTGCATTTAATCTTTTATATTGTTATCTTAATGTTAGAAACAATTTCTAAAATTCTGCATTTGCGGCTATTTTGGTAGCGTTAAGTTTGATTGGATTAACAAATTGAAAATATTCTTTTAACAAGTGAATAAAGAAATAAAAGGACAAATACGCATAGCGAATAAAAAAGCTGGATTTCTGTATAATTTAGTAAAAAAATATTCTGCGGGAATAATTTTAAGAGGTACTGAAGTCAAAGCTATCAGAATGGGGCGTGTAAGTATCAATGAAGCTTTTTGTTATTTTCGAAAGGAGGAATTATTCATTAAAAATATGAATGTGGGAGAGTATGATTTCGGGACCTATCTAAATCATGTGCCGAATCGCGAGCGTAAGCTACTGCTTAAAAAGTCAGAAATTAATCAGTTGCTCGCAAAGGTCAAAGAAAGAGGGCTCACAATAGTGCCCGTAGAGCTTTCTATTAATGATCGAGGGTTTATTAAAATAGAAATTTCTTTAGCTCAGGGAAAAAAAGTCTTTGATAAACGAGATGCGATTAAAAATAAGGACAATAAGCGTGAAATGGATCGTATGAAAAAAAAGTTGAATATTCGATAATTTGTACAAAACTTTGGTATTCAATATGGCTTATTTAAAGTGATTCTAAATAACATTAATGTGGATAAATTATTTTACAACCAC
This genomic interval carries:
- the smpB gene encoding SsrA-binding protein SmpB — protein: MRIANKKAGFLYNLVKKYSAGIILRGTEVKAIRMGRVSINEAFCYFRKEELFIKNMNVGEYDFGTYLNHVPNRERKLLLKKSEINQLLAKVKERGLTIVPVELSINDRGFIKIEISLAQGKKVFDKRDAIKNKDNKREMDRMKKKLNIR